A genomic stretch from Lathyrus oleraceus cultivar Zhongwan6 chromosome 2, CAAS_Psat_ZW6_1.0, whole genome shotgun sequence includes:
- the LOC127121471 gene encoding UDP-glycosyltransferase 73D1-like, which translates to MSFEFNNLHFILVPLFAQGHMIPMIDMARILAEQKVTVTLLTTPQNTSRFHKSIHRSTNSGLPIHLLELPFPSQQAQLPLSCENLDTLPSRNLLRNFYTALHMLQEPLENYITNHSFPPSCIISDKCISWTSSTAKKFNVPRLVFHGMSCFSLLASYNIKLHNAHHSVDSDTDPFVIPGVMPQRIEITRAQLPGTFVSLPDLDDYRDKMHEAEISSHGVVVNSFEELEQGCAQEYEKVMNKRVWCIGPVSLCNKESLDKFQRGNKSCIEEKQCLEWLNLMETRSVIYACLGSLCRLVTSQLIEIGLGLESSNRPFIWVVKTNYENYLELENWLKSENFEERVKGKGLLIKGWAPQILILSHPSIGGFLTHCGWNSTIESVCFGLPMITWPLFAEQFVNEKFIVEVLKIGVGVGVEVPVRFGDEKKAGVLVKKCRVVEVIEMCMGGGVEGEKRRCRAKELGNMAIKALDVDEGSSHFNISCLIQDIIDYHSTKNY; encoded by the coding sequence ATGTCTTTTGAATTCAACAACCTTCACTTCATCTTGGTTCCTCTCTTTGCTCAAGGCCACATGATCCCAATGATAGACATGGCAAGAATCCTAGCAGAACAAAAAGTGACAGTCACTTTACTCACAACACCTCAAAACACTTCAAGATTTCACAAATCAATCCATAGATCAACAAACTCAGGCCTTCCAATTCACCTCCTTGAACTCCCATTTCCATCTCAACAAGCTCAACTTCCATTATCCTGCGAGAATCTCGACACTCTCCCATCAAGAAACCTACTCAGAAACTTCTACACTGCACTTCACATGCTTCAAGAGCCTCTAGAAAACTACATCACCAACCATTCTTTCCCACCAAGTTGCATTATATCTGACAAATGCATCTCTTGGACATCCTCAACGGCAAAAAAGTTCAACGTTCCAAGACTTGTTTTCCACGGCATGTCTTGTTTCTCGTTACTCGCCTCATACAATATCAAACTACACAATGCTCATCATTCTGTCGATTCCGACACCGACCCTTTCGTGATCCCTGGAGTAATGCCTCAAAGGATTGAGATAACAAGAGCTCAGCTTCCCGGAACGTTTGTTTCTCTTCCTGATCTTGATGACTATAGAGACAAAATGCATGAAGCTGAGATCTCTTCACATGGAGTTGTTGTAAATAGTTTTGAGGAGTTAGAACAAGGTTGTGCTCAAGAGTATGAGAAAGTCATGAACAAAAGAGTTTGGTGCATAGGTCCAGTTTCTTTATGCAATAAAGAGAGTTTGGATAAGTTTCAGAGAGGAAACAAATCTTGTATTGAAGAGAAACAATGCTTGGAATGGCTTAACCTAATGGAAACAAGGTCAGTTATTTATGCATGTCTTGGTAGTTTATGTAGACTTGTTACATCACAATTAATAGAGATTGGTTTAGGTTTAGAATCATCAAATAGGCCATTTATTTGGGTGGTGAAAACCAATTATGAGAATTATTTAGAGCTAGAAAATTGGTTAAAAAGTGAAAATTTTGAGGAAAGGGTTAAAGGAAAAGGACTTTTGATTAAAGGATGGGCACCACAAATTTTGATACTTTCTCATCCTTCCATTGGAGGATTCTTAACCCATTGTGGATGGAATTCAACAATAGAAAGTGTGTGTTTTGGGTTGCCAATGATAACATGGCCTTTATTTGCTGAACAATTTGTGAATGAGAAGTTTATTGTTGAAGTTCTAAAGATTGGAGTTGGGGTTGGTGTTGAGGTTCCAGTGAGGTTTGGTGATGAAAAGAAAGCTGGGGTGTTGGTGAAGAAATGTAGAGTTGTTGAAGTTATAGAGATGTGTATGGGAGGAGGTGTAGAAGGAGAAAAGAGGAGGTGTAGAGCAAAAGAGCTTGGAAATATGGCTATAAAGGCTTTAGATGTGGATGAAGGTTCTTCTCACTTCAATATTTCATGTTTAATTCAAGATATTATAGATTATCATTCTACTAAAAACTACTAG